From the genome of Miscanthus floridulus cultivar M001 chromosome 10, ASM1932011v1, whole genome shotgun sequence, one region includes:
- the LOC136489914 gene encoding probable catabolite repression protein creC, whose translation MASAAGSGGGAGAGAGGLKTYFKTPEGRHKLQYEKTHSPAVVHYNHSGKTVSQMTVAYLKEKPAGQGSTPSTPSAGSGMRSAAARLLGTGNGSRALSFGSNGTSRAVSGNSRMGGGIGVSTSASGSQGMANYDGKGTYIIFNTADTLFISDLNSHDKDPIKSIHFSSSNPLCHAFDPEAKDGHDLLIAVFSGDVYSMSLRQQLQDPGKKPVSYQHFVNKDKDKDKDPSQGGAASSRCTCVAWVPEREGIFVVSHADGNLYVYDKSKDGNTDWTFPTVKDQSQVLISHAKSSKGNPIARWHICQGAINGISFSPDGAYLATVGRDGYLRVFDFAKEQLIFGGKSYYGALLCCSWSADGKYLLSGGEDDLVQVWSMDERKIVAWGEGHNSWVSAVSFDPYWSPPNSDETEENVMYRFGSVGQDTQLLLWDLALEEIAVPLIHPSGGSPTFSSGSPSAHWDNACPPTSVLQPSPRMRDVPKLSPLVAHRVHVDPLSSLEFTSESILTICREGLIKIWARPIHSENNQQPDSSEQVVGNATAKDKMLTSSNKAGASSSSFKQPPSVLFT comes from the exons ATGGCGTCGGCGGCGGGGTCGGGCGGCGGGGCCGGCGCGGGGGCCGGCGGGCTGAAGACCTACTTCAAGACCCCCGAGGGGCGGCACAAGCTGCAGTACGAGAAGACGCACTCCCCCGCCGTCGTGCACTACAACCACAGCGGCAAGACCGTCTCCCAG ATGACTGTGGCATATTTGAAGGAGAAACCAGCAGGCCAAGGTTCCACGCCTTCAACACCAAGTGCTGGTAGTGGGATGCGGTCTGCAGCTGCAAGGCTGCTCGGCACTGGGAATGGGAGCCGGGCACTTAGCTTTGGGAGCAATGGTACCAGCAGGGCTGTCTCAGGAAACAGCCGCATGGGTGGAGGCATTGGTGTGTCGACTAGTGCAAGTGGATCGCAAGGCATGGCAAACTATGATGGAAAGGGCACATACATCATATTCAATACTGCGGATACGCTCTTCATCAGTGATCTCAACTCACACGACAAA GATCCAATAAAGTCCATCCACTTCAGCAGCTCAAACCCGCTTTGCCATGCATTTGACCCAGAGGCCAAGGACGGGCACGATCTGCTCATTGCGGTGTTCTCAGGAGATG TCTATTCAATGTCACTGAGGCAGCAGTTGCAAGATCCTGGAAAGAAGCCCGTTTCGTATCAGCATTTTGTTAATAAAGACAAAGACAAAGACAAAGATCCAAGTCAAGGTGGCGCTGCCAGCAG TCGGTGCACCTGTGTTGCATGGGTTCCAGAGCGTGAAGGAATTTTTGTTGTTAGTCATGCTGATGGGAATCTGTATGTGTATGACAAA TCCAAGGATGGAAATACTGATTGGACATTTCCAACTGTAAAGGATCAAAGCCAGGTGCTGATTTCACATGCAAAGTCGAGTAAG GGTAATCCAATTGCAAGGTGGCACATCTGTCAAGGTGCAATCAATGGCATTTCCTTTTCACCAGATGGTGCTTACTTGGCAACTGTTGGGCGAGATG GTTATTTAAGAGTATTTGACTTTGCGAAAGAACAACTAATATTTGGTGGGAAAAGTTACTATGGTGCATTGTTGTGTTGCTCTTGGAG TGCGGATGGCAAATATTTGTTATCAGGTGGCGAAGATGATCTTGTGCAAGTATGGAGCATGGATGAAAGAAAGATAGTTGCATGGGGTGAAGGGCATAATTCATGG GTTAGTGCAGTTTCTTTTGATCCATATTGGTCCCCACCGAATTCAGATGAAACGGAAGAAAATGTCATGTATCGCTTTGGGTCAGTTGGACAG GATACCCAACTGCTTCTCTGGGATTTGGCATTGGAGGAGATTGCTGTCCCTCTAATCCATCCTTCTGGTGGCTCACCGACATTCAGTAGTGGAAGCCCTTCTGCACACTGGGACAATGCATGCCCTCCAACTAGTGTTCTCCAGCCTTCTCCACGGATGCGAGATGTGCCAAAGCTCTCGCCTCTCGTTGCACACCGGGTACATGTAGATCCCCTATCCAGCCTGGAATTCACTAGTGAATCAATCCTCACTATATGCCGCGAGGGGCTAATCAAAATTTGGGCTCGACCCATCCATAGTGAAAACAACCAGCAGCCGGATTCTTCTGAACAGGTTGTAGGCAATGCCACTGCTAAGGATAAGATGTTAACATCGTCAAATAAAGCAGGTGCTTCCAGCTCCAGCTTCAAGCAGCCGCCATCTGTTCTTTTCACATGA